One window of Leifsonia sp. AK011 genomic DNA carries:
- a CDS encoding FAD-dependent oxidoreductase — translation MISPDELRSVPLFSDLTDDQLRFVARSVEDIRLMPGEFAGREGDERALFIMIEGRTELTKEVNGVERVVGKRHPGQIFGEVPMLLSTKLPASIGAVEPTRLLKLEPGPLVKLAVIAPQINEALSELAVGRMRDLRELASEAARPELTVIGPMIDPRVHVVCTFLVRNQVQFESVNADDPANAERLGDLSDFPVLETADGTRLTNPSVRQIAALSGLAVDPELDHYDVIVIGGGPTGLTAAVNGAAEGLRTLVIERFAPGGQAGTSSRIENYTGFPFGVSGDELAAKALRQAKRLGSEIIVTRTVEAIDPSARTVTLDGGTTLAAKVILLTSGVEWRRLPLERIEHFVGNGVYYGAARSDAGNAHGKNVYIIGAGNSAGQAAIFFSRHSKAVTLIVRGESLAASMSQYLIDQIATNPHITVETRSEVTALHGDDDLAEIDVTDNRTGTTTRREAEVLFVMIGADAETSWLPQEIGRDANGFVLTGPAASGWHADRDPFALETTVPGIFAAGDVRSGSVKRVAAGVGEGGMAIAFVHQYLALANP, via the coding sequence GTGATCTCTCCCGACGAGCTCCGCTCAGTTCCCCTCTTCTCCGACCTCACGGACGACCAGCTGCGATTCGTCGCACGGTCGGTCGAGGACATCCGTCTCATGCCTGGCGAGTTCGCTGGCCGCGAGGGTGACGAGCGCGCGCTCTTCATCATGATCGAGGGCCGCACCGAGTTGACCAAGGAGGTCAACGGCGTCGAACGGGTTGTGGGTAAGCGGCATCCCGGGCAGATCTTCGGGGAGGTGCCGATGCTGCTCAGTACCAAACTGCCGGCGAGTATCGGAGCGGTGGAGCCGACACGGCTACTCAAGCTCGAGCCCGGCCCGCTCGTGAAGCTCGCCGTCATCGCGCCGCAGATCAATGAGGCGTTGAGTGAGCTCGCGGTCGGGCGCATGCGAGACCTTCGGGAGCTGGCATCCGAGGCTGCACGCCCCGAGCTCACCGTCATCGGGCCCATGATCGATCCCCGCGTGCATGTCGTCTGCACCTTCCTTGTGCGCAACCAGGTGCAGTTCGAATCCGTCAACGCGGATGACCCCGCCAACGCCGAGCGGCTCGGTGACCTCTCCGACTTCCCTGTCCTCGAGACCGCGGATGGCACGCGCCTGACCAACCCGAGCGTGCGCCAGATCGCCGCCCTGAGCGGCCTCGCCGTCGACCCGGAGCTCGATCACTACGACGTGATCGTCATCGGTGGTGGTCCAACCGGTCTCACCGCCGCGGTCAACGGCGCGGCTGAAGGCCTGCGGACGTTGGTGATCGAGAGGTTCGCCCCTGGAGGGCAGGCCGGCACGTCGTCCCGCATCGAGAACTACACGGGCTTCCCGTTCGGCGTTTCCGGCGACGAGCTAGCGGCCAAGGCCCTGCGTCAGGCCAAGCGCCTCGGAAGCGAGATCATCGTCACTCGTACCGTCGAGGCCATCGACCCCTCGGCCCGCACCGTCACTCTCGACGGCGGCACAACGCTCGCAGCCAAGGTCATCCTCCTGACATCGGGCGTGGAGTGGCGCCGACTGCCGCTGGAACGCATCGAGCACTTCGTCGGCAACGGCGTCTACTACGGGGCGGCGCGCAGCGATGCAGGCAACGCGCACGGCAAGAACGTGTACATCATTGGTGCTGGCAACTCCGCTGGTCAGGCCGCGATCTTCTTCTCACGCCACTCGAAGGCCGTGACTCTCATCGTGCGCGGGGAGTCGCTCGCAGCGAGCATGTCGCAGTACCTCATCGACCAGATCGCGACCAACCCGCACATCACCGTCGAAACGCGGTCGGAGGTGACTGCCCTCCACGGCGACGACGACCTCGCCGAGATCGACGTCACCGACAACCGCACCGGCACCACGACGCGCCGCGAGGCCGAGGTGCTCTTCGTCATGATCGGCGCTGATGCCGAGACATCCTGGCTACCTCAGGAGATCGGGCGCGATGCGAACGGATTCGTGCTGACCGGGCCTGCGGCCAGCGGATGGCATGCCGATCGGGACCCTTTCGCCCTGGAGACGACGGTGCCGGGCATCTTCGCGGCCGGCGATGTGCGTTCCGGCTCGGTCAAGCGCGTGGCGGCCGGCGTCGGCGAGGGCGGGATGGCGATCGCCTTCGTGCACCAGTATCTGGCGCTCGCCAACCCGTAG
- a CDS encoding sugar phosphate isomerase/epimerase, protein MVRTASAAAVGADFRLDRLEGVTEMIAECASILSSEGLRAGLHNHVSSWVETEQEIDFVLGALGDDVLGASFDIGHLAWAGIDAVSMLRRHSDRIVDLHIKDVAAASRAEPDSYDHTVDAGVFREPGTGDLDLVAILRALPPEFDGWIVIEVDRPTMPPAESARVAHAWVERISPSLR, encoded by the coding sequence ATGGTGAGGACAGCGAGTGCCGCCGCTGTTGGAGCGGATTTCCGTCTCGACCGGCTCGAGGGGGTCACCGAGATGATCGCCGAGTGCGCGAGCATCCTGAGTTCGGAAGGCCTGCGTGCCGGCCTGCACAATCACGTGTCGAGCTGGGTGGAGACCGAGCAGGAGATCGACTTCGTGCTCGGCGCTCTCGGGGACGACGTTCTGGGTGCGTCCTTCGACATCGGACATCTCGCGTGGGCCGGAATCGATGCCGTGTCGATGCTCCGAAGGCACTCCGATCGGATCGTCGATCTGCACATCAAGGATGTCGCGGCGGCGAGCCGAGCGGAACCCGACTCCTACGACCACACCGTCGACGCGGGAGTGTTCCGCGAGCCCGGAACGGGCGATCTGGATCTTGTGGCGATCCTGCGAGCGCTACCCCCCGAATTCGACGGCTGGATCGTGATCGAGGTGGACCGCCCCACCATGCCGCCCGCGGAGAGTGCACGCGTGGCCCACGCATGGGTCGAGCGGATCAGTCCGAGCCTGCGCTGA